One Bacteroidota bacterium DNA segment encodes these proteins:
- a CDS encoding 23S rRNA (pseudouridine(1915)-N(3))-methyltransferase RlmH: MKTEFWMTGKTNHNYLNSGIDLYAKRIKHFTSFDIREIKIPKAKSPEEVIQSEQDQILKLLQPNDRLILLDEKGKIFTSIEFSKYVQQQFNTSPNRLIFLIGGAYGFGPELYKRANSLISLSKFTFPHDLVRIIFLEQFYRCLTILNNHPYQH, translated from the coding sequence ATGAAAACAGAGTTCTGGATGACTGGAAAAACCAATCACAACTATTTGAATTCTGGTATTGATTTGTATGCAAAAAGAATAAAACACTTCACGTCATTTGATATTCGTGAAATCAAAATACCCAAAGCTAAAAGTCCTGAGGAAGTCATACAAAGTGAACAAGATCAAATCCTCAAACTACTTCAGCCAAACGATCGACTCATTTTATTGGACGAAAAAGGAAAAATCTTTACATCCATCGAATTTTCAAAATATGTTCAACAACAATTTAATACAAGTCCGAACCGACTCATCTTTTTGATTGGTGGGGCATATGGTTTTGGACCGGAATTGTACAAACGCGCTAATTCTTTAATTTCATTGTCGAAGTTTACATTTCCACATGATTTGGTAAGGATTATCTTTTTAGAACAGTTTTATAGATGTTTAACTATTCTTAACAATCATCCATATCAGCATTAA
- a CDS encoding YbjQ family protein, whose translation MITSTTETIHGREITQNLGIARGNTVRARHLGKDIFAGLKTLVGGEISEYTKLIADAREEAMYRMIQDAEKLGADAIVNVRFTTSMIMQGSAEILAYGTAVKLA comes from the coding sequence ATGATTACTTCGACAACCGAAACAATTCACGGTAGAGAAATTACTCAAAATTTGGGTATTGCCCGTGGGAATACAGTGCGTGCCAGACATCTTGGTAAAGACATTTTTGCTGGATTGAAAACTTTAGTAGGTGGCGAAATATCTGAATATACCAAACTCATAGCTGATGCACGTGAAGAAGCCATGTATCGGATGATACAAGATGCAGAGAAATTAGGTGCTGATGCTATTGTTAATGTTCGTTTTACAACTTCCATGATTATGCAGGGAAGTGCTGAAATATTGGCTTATGGAACCGCTGTAAAACTTGCTTAA
- a CDS encoding OmpA family protein yields the protein MNLRRFFSLALIAVLFTTLIGCSGSGSLEKANEAYDLYQFNTAIDMYKKLVSKERDKKIKGEMTMKIAHAYKQMGDFRKAENYYSKVLKYSKDDPDAYFAMADMQKRQEKYEDAIITFNNYIREMPGDAKGEMGLKSCEDAIKWKNDKTRYVVENYKILNSKSNDFAPAFYKKGAMVFTSDRDASSGNKIYNWTNEKHTDIFVSEIVGKRGSKKLEKPRLIDEDNIVNTKYNEGVVTFDRRFNTMYYTQCNDKNGDGHNCRIFVIRKKGKVWGEPDVLPFCNDSFVKYGHPTLSPDGKKLYFSSDDPDLGFGKKDIYVASYVKRGKTWSDPVNLGENINTPENDMYPFSYTNKRLYFASDGLPGMGGLDIFYAEKQDDGSWSLPINLRPPINSGGDDFGIIIEKGGTVAKGYKGFLSSNREGKGDDIYEFYMTPLEYTLSGVVFNIKTKETIPDATVTLYISEEDTSYKIQVQTDVSGGYKYDLKPEAEYSVIAIKKFYFDSEEKFVSTVGLEFSEDFVRDLYLDPFLPVDVELEGIYYDLDDDMLRSESMIVLDSLYNLLMKHPYVVIEIGSHTDCRATDEHNNDLSNRRAKSVTDYLEYKGIPMDRLQAIGYGETKIANGCDCSTGAPPLYNCTEAQHQQNRRTTFKIIRTDYEYGADQLKQLQDWQDTREKKGPPAGTTKRNNSEEEEEYEGVE from the coding sequence ATGAACCTAAGAAGATTTTTTTCACTTGCCTTGATCGCTGTATTATTTACTACTCTAATTGGTTGTAGTGGCTCAGGATCCTTAGAAAAAGCCAATGAAGCATATGATCTATATCAGTTCAATACGGCTATAGATATGTATAAGAAATTGGTTAGTAAAGAAAGGGACAAAAAAATAAAAGGCGAAATGACAATGAAAATTGCTCATGCTTACAAGCAAATGGGTGATTTTAGAAAAGCCGAAAATTATTATAGCAAGGTATTAAAATATTCAAAAGATGATCCTGATGCTTATTTTGCTATGGCAGATATGCAAAAAAGACAGGAAAAATATGAAGATGCCATCATCACTTTCAATAATTATATTCGTGAAATGCCTGGTGATGCCAAAGGTGAAATGGGATTAAAATCCTGTGAAGATGCAATCAAATGGAAAAATGATAAAACCCGCTATGTTGTTGAAAATTACAAAATACTAAATTCAAAAAGTAATGATTTTGCTCCTGCTTTCTACAAAAAAGGAGCTATGGTGTTCACATCTGATCGTGACGCTTCTTCAGGAAATAAAATTTACAATTGGACAAACGAAAAACATACTGACATTTTTGTGTCAGAAATAGTTGGGAAAAGAGGATCTAAAAAACTGGAGAAACCCAGATTAATAGATGAAGACAATATCGTTAATACCAAATACAACGAAGGTGTTGTTACGTTTGACAGACGCTTTAACACTATGTATTACACCCAGTGTAATGATAAAAATGGAGATGGACATAACTGCAGGATTTTTGTCATTCGTAAAAAAGGTAAAGTTTGGGGAGAACCTGATGTATTGCCTTTCTGCAACGACTCTTTTGTAAAATACGGACACCCAACACTGTCTCCTGATGGCAAGAAATTGTATTTCTCAAGTGATGATCCTGATCTTGGATTTGGAAAAAAAGACATTTATGTGGCTTCCTATGTCAAGCGTGGAAAAACATGGAGCGATCCTGTAAACCTTGGTGAGAATATCAATACCCCAGAAAATGATATGTATCCATTTTCCTACACCAACAAACGTTTATATTTTGCTTCAGATGGATTACCGGGTATGGGTGGTTTGGATATTTTTTATGCAGAAAAGCAAGATGATGGAAGCTGGAGTTTGCCTATTAACTTAAGACCCCCTATCAACTCAGGTGGAGATGATTTCGGAATTATTATTGAAAAAGGTGGCACAGTAGCCAAGGGATATAAAGGATTTCTTTCGTCTAATCGTGAAGGCAAAGGAGACGATATCTATGAATTCTATATGACTCCACTGGAATATACTTTGTCGGGTGTCGTTTTTAATATTAAAACAAAAGAAACAATACCAGATGCAACGGTAACACTTTATATTAGCGAAGAAGATACTTCATATAAAATACAGGTTCAGACAGATGTTTCCGGAGGTTACAAATATGATTTGAAACCAGAAGCCGAATACTCTGTAATAGCCATTAAGAAGTTCTACTTCGATTCAGAAGAGAAATTCGTTTCCACAGTAGGTCTTGAATTTTCAGAAGACTTTGTTCGTGATTTATACCTTGATCCTTTCTTACCAGTTGATGTGGAACTCGAAGGTATTTATTACGATTTAGATGATGATATGCTTCGCTCTGAATCCATGATAGTATTAGACTCCCTTTACAATTTATTGATGAAGCATCCTTATGTGGTAATTGAAATTGGTTCACATACTGACTGCCGTGCAACAGACGAACACAACAATGATCTGTCGAACAGAAGAGCAAAATCAGTAACAGATTATTTAGAGTACAAAGGCATTCCTATGGATCGCTTACAAGCAATTGGTTATGGTGAAACAAAAATTGCCAATGGTTGCGATTGTAGCACAGGTGCACCACCACTTTATAATTGTACAGAAGCACAACATCAGCAAAACAGAAGAACCACCTTTAAAATTATTCGTACAGATTATGAGTATGGAGCCGATCAACTCAAACAACTTCAAGACTGGCAAGA
- the map gene encoding type I methionyl aminopeptidase, which produces MAHIIIKSAEQIEGIRQSSILAAQTLKYIAEYVVEGVSTAALDKKIDTYIRDHGALPAPLNYNGFPKSSCISLNEVVCHGIPNPKEILKNGDILNVDVTTILNGYFGDTSRMFAIGDIDENAKKLIKIAQDCLDIGIEQCYPENFVGNIGYEIAKYARANKCSVVYEYCGHGVGVAFHEPPEIAHIAEKDSGAKMKAGMTFTIEPMINLGKARTKLDKKDGWTVRTIDNKLSAQFEHTLVVTEKGCEVLTDLDDYYA; this is translated from the coding sequence ATGGCACATATTATAATAAAATCAGCGGAGCAAATTGAGGGTATTCGTCAAAGTTCAATATTAGCTGCTCAAACTTTAAAATATATTGCAGAATATGTTGTTGAGGGAGTGAGTACAGCTGCTCTCGACAAAAAAATTGATACATATATACGGGATCATGGAGCCCTTCCTGCACCACTTAATTATAATGGATTCCCAAAATCGAGTTGCATTTCACTCAATGAAGTTGTCTGTCATGGCATACCAAATCCCAAAGAAATCCTGAAAAATGGCGATATTTTGAATGTGGATGTAACAACCATATTAAATGGCTATTTTGGCGATACCAGTCGCATGTTTGCCATTGGTGATATTGATGAAAATGCAAAAAAACTTATTAAAATAGCCCAAGACTGTTTGGATATTGGAATTGAACAATGTTATCCTGAAAATTTTGTAGGTAATATAGGATATGAAATAGCTAAATATGCGCGTGCTAATAAATGCTCAGTTGTATACGAATATTGTGGACATGGAGTAGGTGTTGCATTTCATGAACCACCAGAAATTGCCCATATAGCTGAAAAAGATTCTGGAGCAAAAATGAAAGCAGGTATGACTTTTACCATCGAACCCATGATCAACCTTGGGAAGGCCAGAACTAAGTTAGATAAAAAGGATGGCTGGACCGTGCGCACCATTGATAACAAGCTGTCTGCACAATTTGAACACACATTGGTTGTTACGGAAAAAGGATGTGAGGTTTTAACTGATTTAGACGACTATTACGCTTAA